In Candidatus Margulisiibacteriota bacterium, the genomic window AAAGGGGTTGTCCTGGAAGAGATCAAGATGTACGAAGATACCCCGGACGAGCTGATCCACGACCTGTTCGCGGAAAAGATCCTCCATGGGCATCCCTTAGGGAAGCCTACTATCGGTTTTAATGAAACGGTCGGGGCGATTGCCCGCGAAGATATTCAAAAATACCGGCAAAGGCTCTACACCCCTAACAACATTATCGTTTCACTGGCCGGAGCGGTTCCCAAAAATGCCATGGACCTGCTGCTCCCGTATTTTGGCGGGATATCCGGGGGAGAGTTCAGGCATGAAGGGGCCAAGGCGGAGATCAAAGCTAATGTTTTTCTTAAAAAGAAAAAGACCGAACAGGCCCATCTTTGCCTGGGGGTCAAAGGGCCTTCCCATCGGGACAAAGATAGGTATGCCTATTCAATTATGGACAATGTTTTAGGGGGGACCATGAGTTCCCGTCTCTTTCAGGAGGTCAGGGAGAAGCGGGGTTTGGCTTACGCCATCTATACCGCGTCATCTCCTTTCCGCGATTTCGGCCTTTCTTATGTTTACGCCGGAACCGGGAAAGAGACTCTGGGTTATGTGATCGAGCTGATCATTGAACAATACAAACAATTAAAAAAAGAGGGGATCACCAAAGAGGAGATGACCCGGGCCAAGGAATATATCAAAGG contains:
- a CDS encoding insulinase family protein; translation: MTIPNAKKTVLPNGVRVLTEEIPSIRSVAMGIMVGAGSGNETNQEAGISHFIEHMMFKGTPKRSSFQIAHALDSVGGKMNAYTSKEVTMYYAVVLDQHLEVAADVLGDMFINSIFDPKEMETEKGVVLEEIKMYEDTPDELIHDLFAEKILHGHPLGKPTIGFNETVGAIAREDIQKYRQRLYTPNNIIVSLAGAVPKNAMDLLLPYFGGISGGEFRHEGAKAEIKANVFLKKKKTEQAHLCLGVKGPSHRDKDRYAYSIMDNVLGGTMSSRLFQEVREKRGLAYAIYTASSPFRDFGLSYVYAGTGKETLGYVIELIIEQYKQLKKEGITKEEMTRAKEYIKGSMVLSLESSSSRMGFMARSELYHDRIQTVDEIFAEIDKVKPDDIVRLANQYFRNEELSLTVIADLDELPLKELKC